The following coding sequences lie in one Halorarum halophilum genomic window:
- the glmM gene encoding phosphoglucosamine mutase: protein MKIFGSSGTRGVAGEELTPEFVLRVAKAAASVWDADRVALGRDTRTTGAMFSDAAAAGIASAGVDVARLGVTPTPATVRYCEDESIPGVLITASHNPPEYNGVKLVGDDGIELPVDRLERIEGALVAETFDAAPWDEVGGTTHVTDANEDYVAEMLATVGREAIADADLTVALDPGHGAGALTSPDFFHELGCEVVTVNAQPDGHFPGRDPEPVEANLGDLGRLVRAADADVGIAHDGDADRAIFFDERGRYVEGDASLAALAAHTLSAGDTTVAAVNVSQRLVDVCEAAGATLELTPIGSTNIITRIRQLWAADESVPIAGEGNGGVFFPDYRLVRDGAFIGAKFLELLAERRESVSEIVAPYGDYHNVRLNLVYDDERELDAMLAAAEEYAAAADATPTTIDGHRLDYGDAWVLVRPSGTEPKVRIYAEARDRDRAAGLAAEVHEALDDAR from the coding sequence ATGAAGATCTTCGGCTCCAGCGGGACCCGCGGCGTCGCGGGCGAGGAGCTCACCCCGGAGTTCGTCCTGCGGGTCGCGAAGGCGGCCGCGAGCGTCTGGGACGCCGATCGGGTCGCGCTCGGTCGCGACACGCGGACGACGGGGGCGATGTTCTCCGACGCCGCCGCGGCGGGGATCGCGAGCGCCGGGGTGGACGTCGCCCGGCTCGGCGTGACCCCGACGCCCGCGACGGTCCGCTACTGCGAGGACGAATCGATCCCCGGGGTGCTCATCACCGCGTCGCACAACCCCCCGGAGTACAACGGCGTGAAGCTCGTCGGCGACGACGGCATCGAACTCCCCGTCGACCGGCTCGAGCGCATCGAGGGGGCGCTGGTCGCCGAGACGTTCGACGCCGCCCCCTGGGACGAGGTCGGCGGGACGACCCACGTCACCGACGCGAACGAGGACTACGTCGCGGAGATGCTCGCGACCGTGGGCCGGGAGGCCATCGCCGACGCGGACCTGACGGTCGCGCTGGACCCCGGCCACGGCGCCGGGGCGCTCACCTCGCCCGACTTCTTCCACGAGCTGGGCTGTGAGGTCGTCACGGTCAACGCCCAGCCGGACGGCCACTTCCCCGGTCGCGATCCCGAACCCGTCGAGGCGAACCTCGGCGACCTCGGCCGCCTCGTCCGCGCCGCGGACGCCGACGTGGGCATCGCACACGACGGGGACGCCGACCGCGCCATCTTCTTCGACGAGCGCGGCCGATACGTCGAGGGCGATGCCTCGCTGGCCGCGCTGGCCGCCCACACGCTCTCGGCCGGCGACACCACGGTCGCCGCGGTGAACGTCTCCCAGCGGCTCGTCGACGTCTGCGAGGCGGCCGGCGCGACGCTGGAACTCACCCCGATCGGCTCGACGAACATCATCACGCGGATCCGGCAGCTGTGGGCCGCCGACGAGTCGGTTCCCATCGCCGGCGAGGGCAACGGCGGGGTCTTCTTCCCGGACTACCGGCTGGTGCGCGACGGCGCGTTCATCGGCGCGAAGTTCCTCGAACTGCTCGCCGAGCGCCGCGAGTCGGTCAGCGAGATCGTCGCGCCGTACGGCGACTACCACAACGTCCGGTTGAACCTCGTGTACGACGACGAGCGCGAACTCGACGCGATGCTCGCGGCGGCCGAGGAGTACGCCGCCGCCGCCGACGCGACGCCGACGACCATCGACGGCCACCGCCTCGACTACGGCGACGCCTGGGTGCTCGTGCGCCCCTCCGGCACCGAGCCGAAGGTCCGCATCTACGCCGAGGCCCGCGACCGCGACCGCGCCGCCGGACTCGCCGCCGAGGTCCACGAGGCGCTCGACGACGCCCGCTGA
- a CDS encoding A24 family peptidase: protein MTVLGIATLADLLRLLVVPAFAWAAYRDVRTRRLPNRLWPPLLAIGLLALALDVAAAYPFAGFEGRLFLVRTGFSLLFLVPFSVLAYRLAAFGGADMKALVVLAVAFPATPEYIVPTAVLPGVAWIHNAVFPLYPSTLGVTAMSALTNGVLLGAAFVLSLGVRNALAGRISPAMFVGEWTDVRDLPDRHGSLLDADGPLPSRGLDLDALRMYLRWRRSTLEDLRADPARHRDPVSVTGTGEPTDGAVHVGPRTDGGVPAEGDVSNPPGTADSDGPATATETAEFDDPWAAERFLDSIEGTAYGTDPETLREGLETVSEADAVWVSPGLPFVVPLFLGLVVSLTFGDVLTLILAAGGLL, encoded by the coding sequence ATGACCGTGCTCGGTATCGCCACGCTGGCCGACCTGCTCCGCCTCCTGGTCGTGCCGGCGTTCGCGTGGGCGGCCTACCGCGACGTCCGCACCCGTCGGCTGCCCAACCGGCTCTGGCCGCCGCTGCTCGCGATCGGCCTCCTCGCGCTGGCGCTCGACGTCGCCGCCGCGTACCCATTCGCCGGCTTCGAGGGACGGCTGTTCCTCGTCCGCACCGGCTTCTCGCTGCTGTTCCTCGTCCCGTTCTCCGTGCTCGCCTACCGGCTGGCGGCGTTCGGCGGCGCGGACATGAAGGCGCTCGTCGTGCTCGCGGTTGCCTTCCCCGCGACGCCCGAGTACATCGTCCCGACGGCGGTGCTCCCCGGGGTCGCCTGGATCCACAATGCCGTCTTCCCGCTGTACCCCTCCACGCTCGGCGTGACGGCGATGTCGGCGCTGACGAACGGCGTCCTGCTCGGCGCGGCCTTCGTCCTCTCGCTCGGGGTCAGGAACGCGCTCGCCGGTCGGATCTCGCCGGCGATGTTCGTCGGCGAGTGGACCGACGTGAGGGACCTGCCCGACCGGCACGGCTCGCTGCTCGACGCGGACGGCCCGCTCCCCTCCCGCGGGCTCGACCTCGACGCGCTCCGGATGTACCTCCGCTGGCGACGGTCGACGCTCGAGGACCTCCGCGCCGACCCCGCCCGCCACCGCGACCCCGTCAGCGTCACCGGGACCGGCGAACCGACCGACGGCGCGGTCCACGTCGGCCCGCGGACCGACGGCGGCGTCCCGGCGGAGGGGGACGTGTCCAATCCGCCGGGGACGGCCGATTCCGACGGGCCCGCGACGGCCACCGAGACGGCCGAGTTCGACGACCCGTGGGCGGCCGAGCGGTTCCTCGACTCCATCGAGGGGACCGCGTACGGCACCGACCCCGAGACGCTCCGCGAGGGCCTGGAGACCGTCTCGGAGGCGGACGCCGTCTGGGTGTCACCCGGGCTCCCGTTCGTCGTGCCGCTGTTCCTCGGGCTGGTCGTGTCGCTCACCTTCGGCGACGTGCTGACGCTCATTCTCGCGGCCGGAGGACTGCTGTAG
- the fer gene encoding ferredoxin Fer: MPTVEYLNYEVLDDHGWEMDDDDLFDEAADAGLDAEDYGELEVNEGEYILEAAEAQGYDWPFSCRAGACANCAAIVTEGEIEMDMQQILSDEEVEEKNVRLTCIGSPATDEIQIVYNAKHLDYLQNRVI, encoded by the coding sequence ATGCCCACGGTCGAATACCTCAACTACGAAGTGCTGGATGACCACGGCTGGGAAATGGACGACGACGACCTCTTCGACGAGGCCGCCGATGCAGGCCTCGACGCGGAGGATTACGGCGAACTCGAGGTCAACGAGGGCGAGTACATCCTCGAGGCCGCGGAGGCACAGGGGTACGATTGGCCGTTCTCGTGCCGCGCCGGCGCCTGCGCGAACTGCGCGGCGATCGTGACGGAGGGCGAGATCGAAATGGACATGCAGCAGATCCTCTCCGACGAGGAGGTCGAGGAGAAGAACGTCCGGCTCACCTGCATCGGGTCGCCGGCGACCGACGAGATCCAGATCGTCTACAACGCGAAGCACCTCGACTACCTGCAGAACCGCGTCATCTAG
- a CDS encoding 2'-5' RNA ligase family protein, with translation MYSLNVPVPPTVKRLADDLSPELAPFRTLRDRKTLVVKRFDSDGAGQSLPHLRERLRPVLADVRPFEAHVAGIDTFDNPPMGDAPVVYLVIGGEGLWSLHRRLVREFGAVEGLEGDEYDPHVTLARGVGGDRAEAEAAVERLRERELEPVQWTVNELGIWTREYKEIAARFRLG, from the coding sequence GTGTACAGCCTGAACGTCCCGGTGCCGCCGACGGTGAAGCGGCTCGCGGACGACCTGTCGCCCGAACTGGCCCCGTTCCGGACGCTCCGGGACCGGAAGACGCTCGTCGTGAAGCGGTTCGACTCCGACGGGGCGGGTCAGTCACTCCCGCACCTCCGCGAGCGACTGCGACCCGTCCTCGCCGACGTCCGACCGTTCGAGGCCCACGTCGCCGGGATCGACACGTTCGACAACCCGCCGATGGGAGACGCGCCGGTCGTCTACCTCGTCATCGGCGGCGAGGGGCTCTGGAGCCTCCATCGGCGACTCGTCCGGGAGTTCGGCGCCGTCGAGGGGCTGGAGGGGGACGAGTACGACCCGCACGTCACGCTCGCGCGCGGGGTCGGCGGCGACCGCGCCGAGGCGGAGGCGGCCGTCGAGCGACTGCGGGAGCGCGAACTCGAGCCGGTGCAGTGGACCGTGAACGAACTCGGAATCTGGACGCGGGAGTACAAGGAGATCGCGGCGCGGTTCCGGCTGGGATAG
- a CDS encoding DUF7554 family protein produces the protein MDVDNLLKIVLVLVLVWLVLEIVEGVLGLFVGILSALPSILGVVVVVLIVLWLLDRI, from the coding sequence ATGGACGTGGATAATCTGCTGAAGATCGTACTCGTGCTGGTGCTCGTCTGGCTCGTCCTCGAGATCGTCGAGGGGGTGCTGGGCCTGTTCGTCGGCATCCTGTCCGCGCTGCCGTCGATCCTGGGAGTCGTAGTCGTGGTCCTTATCGTCCTCTGGCTCCTGGACAGGATTTAA
- the hisI gene encoding phosphoribosyl-AMP cyclohydrolase yields the protein MSSTAEGVEVDFGDDGLVPAVAQDADTGEVLMLAYADEAALARTRETGRAHYYSRSRDELWEKGATSGHTQEVEEVRVDCDADALLYLVDQAGGACHTGFRSCFHRTVDGEEVGERVFDPDDVYE from the coding sequence ATGAGTTCGACCGCCGAGGGCGTCGAGGTTGACTTCGGCGACGACGGGCTGGTCCCCGCCGTCGCCCAGGACGCCGACACCGGCGAGGTGCTGATGCTCGCGTACGCCGACGAGGCCGCGCTCGCCCGCACCCGCGAGACGGGTCGTGCGCACTACTACTCCCGGTCGCGCGATGAACTGTGGGAGAAGGGCGCCACCAGCGGCCACACCCAGGAGGTCGAGGAGGTCCGCGTCGACTGCGACGCAGACGCGCTCCTCTACCTCGTCGACCAGGCCGGCGGCGCCTGCCACACCGGCTTCCGGTCGTGTTTCCACCGCACCGTCGACGGCGAGGAGGTCGGCGAACGCGTCTTCGACCCCGACGATGTCTACGAGTGA
- the lpdA gene encoding dihydrolipoyl dehydrogenase, with product MVVGDISTGTDVAVIGAGPGGYVAAIRAAQEGLDTTLIERDAYGGVCLNHGCIPSKAFIHGADVAHEAGNAEELGIHADPAVDVAQMQEWKSGVVDRLTGGVEKLCKANGVNLIEGTATFADENKLRVAHGGEGQGSESIEFEHAIVATGSRPMQIPGFDFADDPVLSSRDLLGMEAVPDRLVVVGAGYIGMELSTMLAKLGTDVTVVEMLEDVLPGYEDDVKRIVRKRAEELGIEFHFGEGASAWRESPNGVVVTTETEDGMETEYAGDAVLVAVGREPVTDTLELGAVGLEPDDRGFIETDHQARTDVDSIFAVGDVAGEPMLAHKASKEGIVAAEVAAGEPAALDYQAVPAAVFTEPEIGTVGMTEAEAEEAGFDPVVGQMPFNASGRALTMGESDGFVRVVADEETGFVLGGQIVGPEASELVAELALAIEMGATLEDVAATIHTHPTLAEAVMEAAENAMGTAIHTLNR from the coding sequence ATGGTCGTCGGAGACATCTCGACCGGCACGGACGTGGCTGTCATCGGCGCTGGACCCGGCGGGTACGTCGCCGCCATCCGCGCCGCCCAGGAGGGGCTCGACACCACCCTCATCGAGCGGGACGCCTACGGCGGGGTCTGCCTGAACCACGGCTGCATCCCCTCGAAGGCGTTCATCCACGGCGCGGACGTCGCCCACGAGGCGGGCAACGCCGAGGAACTCGGCATCCACGCCGACCCGGCGGTCGACGTGGCCCAGATGCAGGAGTGGAAGTCGGGCGTCGTCGACCGGCTCACGGGCGGGGTCGAGAAGCTCTGCAAGGCCAACGGCGTCAACCTGATCGAGGGCACCGCCACCTTCGCCGACGAGAACAAGCTCAGGGTCGCCCACGGCGGCGAGGGACAGGGCAGCGAGTCCATCGAGTTCGAGCACGCCATCGTCGCGACCGGCTCGCGACCGATGCAGATCCCGGGCTTCGACTTCGCCGACGACCCGGTCCTCTCCTCGCGCGACCTGCTCGGGATGGAGGCCGTCCCGGACCGCCTCGTCGTCGTCGGCGCGGGCTACATCGGGATGGAGCTCTCGACGATGCTCGCGAAGCTCGGCACCGACGTGACCGTCGTCGAGATGCTGGAGGACGTCCTCCCGGGCTACGAGGACGACGTGAAGCGCATCGTCCGCAAGCGCGCGGAGGAACTCGGCATCGAGTTCCACTTCGGCGAGGGCGCGAGCGCGTGGCGCGAGTCGCCCAACGGCGTCGTCGTCACCACCGAGACCGAGGACGGGATGGAGACGGAGTACGCCGGCGACGCGGTGCTCGTCGCGGTCGGCCGCGAGCCCGTCACCGACACGCTCGAATTGGGCGCGGTCGGCCTCGAACCGGACGACCGGGGCTTCATCGAGACGGACCACCAGGCCCGGACCGACGTCGACAGCATCTTCGCGGTCGGCGACGTCGCCGGCGAGCCGATGCTCGCGCACAAGGCGAGCAAGGAGGGCATCGTCGCCGCCGAGGTCGCCGCGGGCGAACCCGCCGCGCTGGACTACCAGGCCGTCCCGGCCGCGGTGTTCACCGAACCCGAGATCGGCACCGTAGGGATGACCGAGGCGGAAGCCGAGGAGGCGGGCTTCGACCCCGTCGTCGGCCAGATGCCGTTCAACGCCTCCGGCCGGGCGCTCACGATGGGCGAGTCGGACGGCTTCGTGCGGGTCGTCGCCGACGAGGAGACGGGCTTCGTGCTCGGCGGGCAGATCGTCGGTCCCGAGGCCTCCGAACTCGTCGCCGAACTCGCGCTCGCCATCGAGATGGGCGCGACGCTGGAGGACGTCGCCGCGACCATCCACACCCACCCGACGCTCGCGGAGGCCGTGATGGAGGCCGCGGAGAACGCGATGGGGACGGCGATCCACACGCTGAACCGGTAG
- a CDS encoding DUF7344 domain-containing protein: MDHQQQTNPDTTNELLTLLSDEYRRATIAYFRDSSESVSSLEDIADELCEEDQSEADRIAVQLHHSILPRLADSGVVNYDTKTNTAQYRGHSELEAMLDGIQHASQ, translated from the coding sequence ATGGACCACCAGCAACAGACCAACCCTGACACGACGAACGAGCTACTGACGCTCCTCTCCGACGAGTACCGCCGCGCTACCATCGCCTACTTCCGGGATTCGTCGGAGAGCGTGTCCTCCCTCGAGGACATCGCGGACGAACTCTGCGAGGAGGATCAGAGCGAAGCGGACCGGATCGCGGTCCAGTTACACCACTCGATCCTCCCTCGACTGGCGGATTCCGGTGTCGTGAACTACGACACGAAGACGAACACGGCCCAGTACCGGGGGCACTCGGAACTGGAGGCGATGCTGGACGGCATTCAGCACGCGTCCCAGTAG
- a CDS encoding DUF7096 domain-containing protein, giving the protein MKRLTALLAAAMLVTAGLPAAAAVAGQPSDSGVQPGAQFAGAVGVQGAEVEGEVEERALDRRFAAADSNDSRARVVAAESEQASERLEALRERRSDLRERHENGSVSESEYRARLANIAAEARTLERRLNGTAAAARSLPPEAARERGVNASAIAGLRDEADDLDDDEAAEAARGVAGNGVGNGLGPPEDAGPPTDGNEGDDNERSSDDRGNGGDGGPPDDAGPDERRGGGANDRANGNGTADGNASDDDAGADQGADDPGENASRPDDRGNGAGGADAENGSGGGPGENRGNSADDRGNDEGIADDDAAEGDDSTDDPTADDATLTPTPTEG; this is encoded by the coding sequence ATGAAGCGACTGACCGCGCTGCTGGCTGCCGCGATGCTGGTGACCGCCGGCCTCCCGGCGGCGGCCGCGGTCGCGGGCCAGCCCTCGGACTCGGGCGTCCAGCCGGGCGCGCAGTTCGCGGGCGCCGTCGGCGTCCAGGGTGCCGAGGTGGAGGGAGAGGTCGAGGAGCGCGCGCTCGACCGGCGGTTCGCGGCGGCGGACTCGAACGATTCGCGGGCGAGGGTCGTCGCGGCGGAGTCCGAACAAGCGAGCGAACGACTCGAAGCGCTCCGGGAGCGGCGCTCGGACCTCCGCGAGCGCCACGAGAACGGCAGCGTCTCCGAGTCCGAGTACCGGGCCAGGCTCGCGAACATCGCTGCCGAGGCGCGGACGCTCGAACGCCGGCTGAACGGGACCGCCGCGGCAGCCCGCTCGCTGCCGCCGGAGGCGGCCCGCGAGCGCGGCGTGAACGCCTCGGCGATCGCCGGGCTCCGCGATGAGGCCGACGACCTCGACGACGACGAGGCCGCGGAGGCCGCGCGGGGCGTCGCCGGCAACGGCGTCGGTAACGGGCTCGGCCCGCCCGAGGACGCCGGCCCGCCCACGGACGGGAACGAAGGGGACGACAACGAACGGAGCAGCGACGACCGCGGGAACGGCGGCGACGGCGGTCCCCCGGACGACGCCGGTCCCGACGAGCGACGCGGGGGCGGCGCGAACGACCGCGCGAACGGAAACGGGACGGCCGACGGCAACGCCTCGGACGACGACGCCGGCGCAGATCAGGGCGCCGACGACCCCGGCGAGAACGCGAGTCGGCCCGACGACCGCGGGAACGGAGCCGGCGGCGCCGACGCCGAAAACGGTTCGGGCGGCGGCCCCGGCGAGAACCGGGGGAACAGCGCGGACGACCGGGGTAACGACGAGGGGATAGCTGACGACGACGCGGCCGAGGGCGACGACTCCACCGACGACCCCACCGCTGACGACGCGACCCTCACCCCCACCCCGACTGAGGGGTGA
- a CDS encoding DUF7118 family protein: MSTSETGADAGTALREARRRLADAESAVAEHGEADLERVRDALTRAEGLLDRYEDSATGTGDFQAYVEFQGEFADLVEGLPDDLPARDAFEAANGTIDQRRLSESDFAAAREHLAPARELTDLLSDREQAGRAVREAERDVERRIAVLDDRIADRERVLELGDAFDAASEHAGADGNGGADVDQRVADLRETVETYDGSVRDAFADFRREASARELLGFVDDTAHYPLVEFETPPDELLAYVEDHEVGTEPLPDLLEYADYSASKLGHYVDDPGAFRTRVPVHRTYLDRLSADPLTVGWPAPPAGELRALAGELVSVVAKFADESVVADARELRRAVTRDDYDRLRRVAVAEADLTDEERGKLESGAIAEELEAARAERERLREALEDADTDGT, translated from the coding sequence ATGTCTACGAGTGAGACGGGGGCGGACGCGGGGACCGCGCTCCGGGAGGCGCGCCGGCGCCTCGCGGACGCCGAGTCGGCGGTCGCCGAACACGGCGAGGCTGACCTCGAACGGGTCCGGGACGCGCTGACACGCGCCGAGGGGCTGCTCGACCGGTACGAGGACTCGGCGACCGGGACGGGCGACTTCCAGGCGTACGTCGAGTTCCAGGGCGAGTTCGCCGACCTCGTGGAGGGGCTCCCCGACGACCTCCCGGCGCGGGACGCCTTCGAGGCCGCCAACGGGACGATCGACCAGCGCCGCCTCTCGGAGTCGGACTTCGCGGCGGCGCGCGAACACCTCGCTCCCGCCCGGGAGCTCACCGATCTGCTGTCCGACCGCGAGCAGGCCGGGAGGGCGGTCCGCGAGGCCGAACGGGACGTCGAGCGCCGGATCGCGGTCCTCGACGACCGGATCGCCGACCGCGAGCGCGTGCTGGAACTGGGCGACGCGTTCGACGCGGCCTCCGAACACGCCGGCGCGGACGGGAACGGCGGGGCAGACGTCGACCAACGGGTCGCCGACCTCCGCGAGACGGTCGAGACGTACGACGGGTCCGTCCGGGACGCGTTCGCCGACTTCCGGCGCGAGGCGAGCGCCCGCGAGTTGCTCGGCTTCGTCGACGACACCGCCCACTACCCGCTGGTCGAGTTCGAGACGCCGCCCGACGAACTCCTCGCCTACGTCGAGGACCACGAGGTCGGCACCGAGCCGCTGCCCGACCTGCTTGAGTACGCCGACTACTCCGCCTCGAAGCTCGGCCACTACGTCGACGACCCCGGCGCGTTCCGGACGCGGGTCCCGGTCCATCGGACCTACCTCGACCGGCTCTCGGCCGACCCGCTGACGGTCGGCTGGCCCGCCCCGCCGGCGGGCGAACTCCGCGCGCTGGCCGGCGAACTCGTCTCGGTGGTCGCGAAGTTCGCGGACGAGTCGGTCGTCGCCGACGCCAGGGAGCTCCGGCGGGCGGTCACGCGGGACGACTACGACCGGCTCCGCCGGGTCGCCGTCGCGGAGGCGGATCTCACCGACGAGGAGCGCGGGAAACTGGAGTCGGGTGCGATCGCCGAGGAACTGGAGGCGGCGCGGGCCGAGCGCGAGCGGCTTCGCGAGGCGCTCGAGGACGCCGACACCGACGGCACCTGA
- a CDS encoding GNAT family N-acetyltransferase — protein MEIRPVDSIEEFRDAMAVNRAAWRDAYDDILPAEVLDGLDVPEGDALRELYADACAEGQHFLVALDGGPDTGRGDSGATDVVGFAQFVHHPRLSKPFVGDEETGLRALYVEPDEQGEGVGSELLGSGFDRLPSDTDAVALEVFRENDDVREFYESRGFDRRGENSFEVGEEQYPTVVYEKPV, from the coding sequence ATGGAGATCCGTCCGGTCGACTCGATCGAGGAGTTCCGCGACGCGATGGCGGTGAACCGTGCGGCGTGGCGCGACGCGTACGACGACATCCTGCCCGCGGAGGTCCTCGACGGGCTCGACGTACCCGAGGGCGACGCGTTGCGCGAACTGTACGCCGACGCGTGCGCGGAGGGACAGCACTTCCTCGTCGCCCTCGACGGCGGGCCGGACACGGGACGCGGCGACTCGGGCGCCACCGACGTCGTCGGCTTCGCCCAGTTCGTCCACCATCCCAGGCTCAGCAAGCCGTTCGTCGGCGACGAGGAGACCGGCCTTCGCGCGCTCTACGTCGAACCCGACGAGCAGGGCGAGGGCGTCGGGAGCGAGTTGCTCGGTTCCGGGTTCGACCGCCTCCCGTCCGACACCGACGCCGTCGCGCTCGAAGTGTTCCGCGAGAACGACGACGTACGGGAGTTCTACGAGTCCCGGGGGTTCGATCGGCGGGGGGAGAACAGCTTCGAGGTCGGCGAGGAGCAGTACCCGACCGTCGTGTACGAGAAGCCGGTCTGA
- a CDS encoding helix-turn-helix transcriptional regulator, with product MRRVLAVVLALVLLVPVGQPAVGVQDDGEGFASLLQTGDVDPDRVSLRAAVSPDGSAEWRIAYRVRLDDENATEAFESLRRDVEANESAYADQFAARMRSTVATAENATGREMAVRNVSVTAQRDPFQDFGVVAYTFTWDGFAATDGDRLVVGDALAGLFLDQGTSLTVSWPAEYETRAVDPSPDERTETSVTWQGDRSFGPDQPFMTVAPASALSMRPMYLAVAGLALIAVLGAAWFGRQGTDLSSVPLLGDSGAGSAGPTADETEPEPPRQPATEAGGATAAGGEVGSGGETGTGTGTDADDGPPEELLSPRERVLRLVEGNGGRMKQAAVTDALGWSAARTSQVVGDLRDAGDLESFRLGRENVLRLPEGVDDADDGPST from the coding sequence ATGCGACGCGTCCTCGCCGTCGTCCTCGCGTTGGTGCTCCTGGTCCCGGTCGGACAGCCGGCCGTCGGCGTCCAGGACGACGGCGAGGGCTTCGCCTCCCTCCTCCAGACCGGCGACGTCGACCCCGACCGCGTCTCGCTTCGCGCCGCCGTCTCGCCCGACGGGAGCGCCGAGTGGCGCATCGCCTACCGCGTCCGGCTGGACGACGAGAACGCCACCGAGGCGTTCGAGAGCCTGCGGCGGGACGTCGAGGCCAACGAGAGCGCCTACGCCGACCAGTTCGCCGCGCGGATGCGCTCGACCGTGGCGACCGCCGAGAACGCGACCGGCCGCGAGATGGCCGTCCGGAACGTCTCCGTGACGGCCCAGCGCGACCCGTTCCAGGACTTCGGCGTGGTCGCCTACACGTTCACCTGGGACGGTTTCGCGGCGACGGACGGCGATCGCCTCGTCGTCGGCGACGCGCTCGCCGGCCTGTTCCTCGACCAGGGGACCAGCCTCACGGTGTCGTGGCCCGCGGAGTACGAGACGCGCGCCGTGGACCCGTCGCCGGACGAGCGGACCGAGACATCGGTGACGTGGCAGGGGGACCGGAGCTTCGGCCCGGACCAGCCCTTCATGACCGTCGCGCCCGCCTCCGCGCTCTCCATGCGGCCCATGTACCTCGCGGTCGCCGGCCTCGCGCTGATCGCCGTCCTCGGCGCCGCGTGGTTCGGGCGACAGGGGACGGACCTGTCGTCCGTGCCGCTCCTCGGCGATTCGGGGGCCGGGTCGGCCGGACCGACTGCCGATGAGACCGAACCGGAGCCGCCCCGCCAGCCAGCCACCGAAGCCGGCGGGGCGACCGCCGCAGGCGGGGAGGTCGGTTCGGGTGGCGAGACGGGCACTGGGACGGGAACCGACGCCGACGACGGCCCGCCGGAGGAGCTGTTGAGCCCCCGCGAGCGCGTGCTCCGTCTCGTCGAGGGGAACGGCGGCCGGATGAAACAGGCGGCCGTCACCGACGCGCTGGGCTGGAGCGCCGCCCGGACGAGCCAGGTCGTCGGCGACCTCCGCGACGCGGGCGACCTGGAGAGCTTCCGGCTCGGGCGCGAGAACGTCCTCCGGCTCCCCGAGGGGGTCGACGACGCCGACGACGGCCCGTCCACGTAA